One window of the Mycobacterium sp. SVM_VP21 genome contains the following:
- a CDS encoding acyl--CoA ligase, translating to MSSDTGWNTPAYTAAEAAHYHAVGWWSQTTLSDAVRRNAQRLPARDAYVDYLGAGLTWQEFDTAADELAIRLTGVGVRVGDRIAVWHRDAVAIHVLFVAIERCGAIVVGIGARAGTREVAAILAASQAQLLITDEQRHAAAAGLEIATLSIDELQAVAEIGVPGPQLGPDDVFLINSTSGTTGLPKCVVHTQNRWHYFHQLAVANGELSPDDVFLPIIPTPFGFGLWTSHTTPIHLGAAAILLDRFTAAATCAAIARHRVTVLCCVSTQLTMMMADPASREFDLSSLRVVFTGGEALPYRPAAEFEELTGAKILQFYGSNETGVLSATTLADSLERRLRTGGRIVDEMAVRLFGGEDGNTDVTDTGRGQPACRGPATSLGYLNGIDHDKLFTADGWMRMGDICEIDAEGYLSVTGRTSDFILRGGKNISAAQVEDAVMTHPAIAVAAAVPMRDEVFGEKVCVYVELAEVARASAGTLELAELVEHLLDLGVSKELLPERLVVIDELPRSSGGKIAKGQLRQISGYS from the coding sequence ATGTCTTCCGACACCGGCTGGAACACACCGGCTTACACCGCCGCCGAAGCCGCCCACTATCACGCCGTCGGCTGGTGGTCGCAGACCACGCTGTCGGACGCGGTGCGCCGCAACGCCCAGCGACTCCCCGCCCGGGACGCCTATGTGGACTATCTCGGCGCGGGCTTGACATGGCAGGAATTCGATACCGCGGCAGATGAATTGGCGATTCGGCTGACGGGTGTCGGGGTACGCGTGGGAGACCGGATCGCGGTGTGGCATCGCGATGCCGTCGCCATCCACGTGCTGTTCGTGGCGATCGAGCGCTGCGGGGCGATCGTGGTCGGTATCGGCGCCCGCGCCGGCACCCGTGAGGTGGCTGCGATCCTGGCCGCTTCGCAGGCCCAGCTACTGATCACCGATGAGCAGCGGCACGCCGCCGCAGCCGGACTCGAGATCGCGACGCTGAGCATCGATGAGCTGCAGGCCGTCGCCGAAATCGGGGTACCGGGTCCGCAACTCGGCCCCGATGACGTCTTCCTGATCAACTCGACCTCCGGTACCACCGGGCTGCCCAAGTGTGTGGTGCACACCCAGAATCGCTGGCACTACTTTCACCAGCTGGCCGTCGCCAACGGGGAACTGAGTCCCGACGACGTCTTCTTGCCGATCATTCCCACACCGTTCGGTTTCGGGCTCTGGACCAGCCACACCACCCCGATCCACCTCGGCGCCGCGGCAATCCTGTTGGACCGCTTCACCGCAGCCGCGACCTGTGCCGCGATAGCGCGGCATCGGGTCACCGTATTGTGCTGTGTCAGCACTCAATTGACCATGATGATGGCGGATCCGGCCAGCCGTGAGTTCGACCTGAGCTCGTTGCGGGTGGTGTTCACCGGCGGCGAGGCGTTGCCCTACCGGCCGGCCGCGGAATTCGAGGAGCTCACCGGGGCGAAGATCCTGCAATTCTACGGATCCAACGAGACCGGCGTGCTCAGCGCCACCACACTCGCCGACTCGTTGGAGCGGCGGTTGCGCACCGGTGGGCGAATTGTCGACGAGATGGCGGTCCGGCTGTTCGGCGGCGAGGACGGCAACACCGACGTGACCGACACCGGCCGGGGGCAGCCCGCCTGCCGCGGCCCGGCCACCAGCCTCGGCTATCTCAACGGGATCGACCACGACAAGCTGTTCACCGCCGACGGCTGGATGCGCATGGGCGACATCTGCGAGATCGACGCCGAAGGCTATCTGAGCGTCACCGGCCGGACCTCGGATTTCATTCTGCGCGGCGGCAAGAACATCAGCGCCGCCCAGGTGGAGGACGCGGTGATGACCCATCCAGCGATCGCGGTGGCGGCCGCGGTGCCGATGCGCGACGAAGTGTTCGGCGAAAAGGTCTGTGTCTACGTCGAACTCGCGGAGGTGGCACGCGCGAGCGCCGGTACCTTGGAATTGGCGGAACTCGTCGAGCACCTGCTGGACCTCGGGGTGTCCAAAGAGCTGCTGCCGGAGCGCCTTGTCGTCATCGACGAGTTGCCGCGCTCATCCGGCGGCAAGATCGCCAAGGGACAGTTGCGTCAGATCAGTGGCTATTCGTAA
- a CDS encoding SDR family oxidoreductase, protein MSQHLQDKVVVITGAGGGFGKLIAEKCAAAGARVVGVDIGAENLAAVFDGIREAGLLGTSHVADVTDIEQMKAAVQHAVQTFGAVDVIVNNAGVMPLAYFADHDKAWQHWHRAIDINIKGVVNGISAVYDQMIEQGRGHVVNISSIYGNAGVAGSGVYSATKAAVAVLSDSLRTEAKGKIKVTTVKPTGVLGTNLGRGVVNGSAIMGIVGSRGESYLRSVTAFAEGTLDPEQTDIDSVKYWLITPEDLAEAVVHVIDQPWGISISDITVRASGEDYIY, encoded by the coding sequence ATGTCGCAGCACCTGCAGGACAAGGTCGTCGTCATCACCGGTGCCGGCGGTGGATTCGGCAAACTGATCGCCGAGAAGTGTGCCGCCGCCGGAGCCCGCGTGGTCGGCGTAGACATCGGTGCCGAGAACCTTGCGGCGGTCTTCGACGGGATCCGCGAGGCCGGCCTGTTGGGCACCTCTCACGTCGCCGACGTCACCGACATCGAGCAGATGAAGGCCGCCGTGCAGCACGCGGTGCAGACCTTCGGTGCGGTGGACGTCATCGTCAACAACGCCGGTGTGATGCCGCTGGCCTATTTCGCCGATCACGACAAGGCCTGGCAGCACTGGCACCGTGCGATCGACATCAACATCAAGGGTGTGGTGAACGGCATTTCCGCCGTCTACGACCAGATGATCGAGCAGGGCCGCGGTCACGTCGTCAACATCTCGTCGATCTACGGCAACGCTGGTGTGGCCGGTTCGGGGGTCTACAGCGCGACCAAGGCCGCGGTCGCAGTCCTGTCGGACTCGCTGCGCACCGAGGCGAAGGGAAAGATCAAGGTGACCACGGTCAAGCCGACCGGCGTGCTGGGCACCAATCTCGGCAGAGGCGTGGTCAACGGCTCCGCGATCATGGGCATCGTGGGATCCCGCGGTGAGAGCTACCTGCGGTCGGTCACCGCGTTCGCCGAGGGCACCCTGGACCCTGAGCAGACCGACATCGACTCGGTGAAGTACTGGCTGATCACCCCCGAAGACCTCGCCGAGGCGGTGGTGCACGTCATCGACCAGCCTTGGGGCATCAGCATCAGCGACATCACCGTGCGAGCGAGCGGCGAAGACTACATCTACTGA
- a CDS encoding cellulase family glycosylhydrolase: protein MKRRTALGLPLLLAAGPTLSRLPRAGADPGRWSIDRVNRWYQAQGWPVGSNYITSTAVNQLEMFQPGTFDLRRIDSELGWARSAGFNTVRVFLHDQLWAADQRGFQYRLGQFVAVAARHRIKPMFVLFDSCWDPHPKAGPQLAPRVGIHNSRWVQSPGADRLGDRNYYRTLHDYVTGVMTQFRYDERILAWDLWNEPDNMAREYSAVERSDKLDYISDLLPQVFSWARSVDARQPLTSGIWEGSRQGSTIVNTQLNSSDVITFHSYDKPATFSERIAELAPLGRPMMCTEYLARTRGNTIDGILPIMKRHNVGAYNWGFVAGRTQTYLPWDSWDHPYTAEPQVWFHDLVQPTGRAYRNLEIMTISNLTGR, encoded by the coding sequence GTGAAGCGTCGAACGGCACTGGGGCTCCCCCTCCTGCTGGCGGCGGGTCCCACCTTGAGCCGGCTCCCGCGCGCCGGCGCGGACCCCGGCCGGTGGTCGATCGACCGGGTGAACCGCTGGTATCAGGCGCAGGGATGGCCGGTCGGCTCCAACTACATCACCTCCACCGCGGTCAATCAGCTCGAGATGTTTCAGCCGGGCACCTTCGATCTGCGGCGGATCGACTCCGAGTTGGGCTGGGCCCGATCGGCAGGCTTCAACACCGTGCGGGTGTTCCTGCACGACCAGCTGTGGGCTGCCGATCAGCGGGGCTTCCAGTACCGGCTGGGCCAGTTCGTTGCGGTCGCCGCGCGCCACCGCATCAAGCCGATGTTCGTGCTGTTCGATTCCTGCTGGGACCCGCACCCCAAGGCCGGACCACAGCTGGCCCCGCGAGTCGGCATCCACAATTCACGATGGGTGCAAAGCCCCGGCGCAGATCGGCTCGGCGACCGCAACTACTACCGCACCTTGCATGACTACGTCACCGGTGTGATGACCCAGTTCCGGTACGACGAACGGATCCTGGCCTGGGACCTGTGGAACGAGCCGGACAACATGGCCCGCGAATACAGCGCCGTCGAACGGTCGGACAAGTTGGATTACATCAGTGACCTGCTGCCCCAGGTGTTCAGTTGGGCCCGGTCGGTCGATGCCCGTCAGCCGTTGACCAGTGGGATCTGGGAAGGTTCGCGTCAGGGCAGCACGATCGTCAACACTCAACTCAACAGCTCCGACGTCATCACGTTCCACTCGTACGACAAGCCGGCGACGTTCAGTGAGCGCATCGCCGAACTGGCGCCCCTGGGCCGGCCGATGATGTGCACCGAATATCTGGCTCGTACCCGCGGCAACACCATCGACGGGATTCTGCCGATCATGAAGCGCCACAATGTGGGCGCCTACAACTGGGGCTTCGTCGCTGGGCGAACCCAGACCTACCTGCCGTGGGACTCCTGGGACCACCCCTACACCGCCGAGCCGCAGGTCTGGTTCCACGATCTGGTGCAACCCACCGGTCGCGCATACCGGAATCTGGAGATCATGACGATCAGCAACCTCACCGGGCGCTGA
- a CDS encoding serine/threonine protein kinase yields the protein MGETASGSRAGSRVGRYLLKRLLGRGTTGEVYEALDTQKDRTAALKLLSPAFGGNPAFREWLQREALVVGRVQEPHVVPVRDYGELDGQVFIDMPLVAGADLAAVLKRNGVLPPSRAVNVVWQAASALDAAHSAGLIHRGVKPRNILLTSDDFVYLVDFGLAGAPGAEAADAENAGARWKYAAPELFSGSDFGPAVDVYALACVLYQCLTGSPPYRADSLKMLANAHQTKPIPRPSLAGATIPAALDEVVAKGMAKDPQGRYANAAELATAAYQALSAPDQHRTLQIYETSQQSTPPLIEAPQPSAPPTVPDEVAAAEPSAPSAAAAEVAPAPVREVPPVPEVQPTTPPVQPAPIPEPVSAARPAGQSGLPRVSTAADDWFSASRRLRLQHDPAKRKLLLRLGAALIVVVGLITWMTNRSSSDELAADTDTSPSAAGASQPTTTVSSAEAQARLLKLLPSGYPQDTCTSSTPTGGAIAEVTCGRNTDVDGPPAATYTLFPDATSLRQSFDNTVQATTVVNCPGRIQSPGAWHRTATPDKTAGTLLCGMRQGSPVLVWTNDANLVIGSLRTERNTPTLEQFYTWWSSHS from the coding sequence ATGGGCGAGACCGCGTCGGGTTCGCGGGCTGGGTCACGGGTGGGGCGTTACCTCCTCAAACGACTGCTGGGACGCGGCACCACCGGCGAGGTCTACGAGGCGCTCGACACGCAGAAGGACCGCACCGCGGCGCTCAAACTGCTGTCGCCGGCGTTTGGCGGGAATCCGGCGTTCCGTGAGTGGCTGCAGCGCGAGGCGCTGGTCGTCGGGCGGGTGCAGGAGCCCCACGTGGTCCCAGTTCGCGACTACGGCGAGCTCGACGGCCAGGTGTTCATCGATATGCCGCTGGTGGCCGGTGCCGACTTGGCCGCGGTGTTGAAGCGCAACGGGGTACTGCCGCCCTCGCGTGCGGTGAACGTGGTGTGGCAGGCGGCATCGGCCCTGGATGCCGCGCACAGCGCCGGCTTGATCCACCGCGGTGTCAAACCTCGCAACATCCTGCTGACCAGTGATGACTTCGTCTATCTGGTGGATTTCGGGTTGGCCGGCGCGCCCGGGGCCGAGGCGGCCGATGCCGAGAACGCCGGTGCCCGCTGGAAGTACGCGGCGCCGGAGCTGTTCTCCGGCAGTGACTTCGGGCCGGCAGTCGACGTCTATGCGCTGGCATGTGTGCTCTACCAGTGCTTGACGGGTTCGCCGCCGTACCGGGCCGACAGCCTCAAGATGCTGGCCAACGCGCATCAGACCAAACCGATTCCGCGGCCCAGTCTTGCCGGCGCGACCATCCCGGCAGCGTTGGACGAGGTCGTCGCCAAAGGTATGGCCAAGGATCCGCAGGGCCGTTATGCCAACGCCGCGGAGCTGGCGACCGCGGCTTATCAGGCGCTCAGCGCGCCCGACCAGCACCGGACGCTGCAGATCTATGAGACCAGCCAGCAGTCCACTCCGCCGCTGATCGAAGCGCCACAGCCCAGCGCGCCGCCGACGGTACCGGACGAGGTGGCTGCGGCCGAGCCGTCGGCACCGTCTGCTGCGGCAGCCGAGGTTGCCCCGGCCCCGGTGCGTGAGGTGCCGCCGGTGCCCGAGGTGCAACCAACCACGCCGCCGGTCCAGCCCGCTCCGATTCCCGAACCCGTGTCCGCGGCACGCCCCGCCGGGCAGTCCGGTCTGCCCCGGGTCTCGACGGCAGCCGACGACTGGTTCAGCGCGTCACGGCGACTGCGGCTGCAGCACGATCCCGCCAAACGCAAGCTGCTGCTGCGCCTCGGTGCGGCACTGATCGTGGTCGTCGGGTTGATCACCTGGATGACGAACCGATCGAGTTCTGACGAGCTGGCCGCCGACACCGACACCTCGCCGTCCGCCGCGGGGGCGAGTCAACCCACGACGACGGTGTCGTCTGCCGAGGCCCAGGCTCGTCTGCTCAAGCTGCTGCCGTCGGGCTATCCGCAGGACACCTGTACGTCGTCGACACCGACGGGCGGGGCCATCGCCGAAGTGACGTGTGGCCGCAACACCGACGTCGACGGCCCGCCCGCTGCGACTTACACACTGTTCCCCGATGCCACTTCGCTGCGCCAGAGCTTCGACAACACGGTGCAGGCCACCACCGTCGTCAACTGCCCCGGCCGGATCCAGTCGCCGGGAGCCTGGCACCGCACCGCCACCCCGGACAAGACGGCCGGAACACTGCTGTGCGGTATGCGGCAGGGGTCGCCCGTTCTGGTCTGGACCAACGACGCCAACCTGGTGATCGGCTCCCTGCGAACGGAACGAAACACACCCACGCTGGAACAGTTCTACACCTGGTGGAGTTCCCACTCCTGA
- a CDS encoding MPT63 family protein, with the protein MKSISTALAAGALAAAGALTTGIAGADPDPAPAPAPATQPIGTQGTVPEGPGVHGWTVSDLRPSSDAIPYQPRGALWEATATDEAIQGAVFPIVANLSARSASGQNYQALFTVPTAQGIAPAALTQGQKASGKVYFDVTGDAPNSMVYQTGGNDLIRWVAPAPQAPQPQAPAGGSQIPANGGSNRAPAAPARPPASRPAHPAPSAPPSGSSGTPLPEGSSGTPLP; encoded by the coding sequence ATGAAGTCCATCTCGACCGCCCTGGCCGCGGGAGCACTGGCCGCCGCGGGCGCCCTCACCACCGGGATCGCCGGCGCGGACCCTGACCCGGCCCCGGCGCCCGCCCCTGCCACCCAACCGATCGGCACCCAGGGCACCGTGCCCGAAGGGCCCGGAGTCCACGGCTGGACGGTCAGCGATCTGCGACCCAGCTCGGACGCCATCCCCTATCAGCCGCGCGGCGCCCTGTGGGAGGCCACCGCCACCGACGAGGCGATCCAGGGCGCCGTCTTTCCGATCGTCGCCAACCTCAGTGCCCGTTCGGCCAGCGGCCAGAACTACCAGGCTTTGTTCACCGTGCCCACCGCACAGGGCATCGCTCCCGCCGCCCTGACTCAGGGCCAGAAGGCCAGCGGCAAGGTCTACTTCGACGTCACCGGCGACGCCCCCAACAGCATGGTGTACCAAACCGGCGGCAACGATCTGATCCGTTGGGTGGCGCCGGCGCCCCAGGCGCCGCAGCCCCAAGCCCCCGCCGGCGGGTCACAGATCCCGGCCAACGGCGGCAGCAATCGGGCGCCTGCCGCACCGGCTCGTCCCCCGGCGTCGCGGCCCGCGCATCCCGCACCGTCAGCTCCGCCGTCCGGCAGCTCCGGAACTCCACTGCCCGAGGGCAGTTCCGGGACTCCGCTGCCCTGA
- a CDS encoding acyl-CoA dehydrogenase, whose translation MRELVAAEAGVSEQRRTLTDPIVDEMWRTGLMSAFNPAAAGGAEPSFAEMIETWIEMAWQDGSFGWVGIANMPSSFAVATYLPDDGFDEVFTSHDNHVTLGGQYFPNGQGVAVDGGYRLSGSWSFGSGIGHSQYLAAGFFPMDDGEMRWVSDGIPDMQVAVLPREQISFNDGWHVQGLKGTGSYDYSAHDVFVPARRTFPLFCRTPLRGASPAARMGLMPVTAAGHASWALGVAKSMLDDVTELAATKYRMSDMAALASRPTFQKDLAHHVAAWRAAHLLVLDAFNTAESAVAAGEDLTPGLRADMRVAAVYATDTARSCAEWAHLAAGTTAIREGSRLERAFRDIYTGTQHAFISEKVAIDAAQIWLGLIDDQFGL comes from the coding sequence ATGCGCGAGCTGGTGGCGGCCGAGGCCGGCGTGTCCGAGCAGCGCCGCACGCTGACCGATCCCATCGTTGACGAGATGTGGCGCACCGGCTTGATGTCGGCGTTCAATCCCGCCGCTGCCGGTGGCGCCGAGCCGTCGTTTGCCGAGATGATCGAGACCTGGATCGAAATGGCATGGCAGGACGGCTCGTTCGGCTGGGTCGGTATCGCCAACATGCCGTCGTCGTTCGCTGTTGCCACGTACCTACCCGACGACGGGTTCGATGAGGTGTTCACCTCCCACGACAATCACGTCACACTGGGCGGCCAATATTTCCCCAACGGCCAGGGCGTCGCCGTCGACGGCGGGTACCGGCTGAGCGGATCGTGGAGCTTCGGCTCGGGTATTGGACACTCCCAATACCTGGCCGCCGGCTTCTTCCCGATGGACGACGGCGAGATGCGCTGGGTCAGCGACGGAATACCCGACATGCAGGTCGCGGTGCTGCCACGTGAGCAGATCTCCTTCAACGATGGCTGGCATGTCCAGGGGCTCAAGGGAACCGGCTCCTACGACTACAGCGCCCACGACGTGTTCGTACCGGCCCGCCGGACTTTTCCGCTGTTCTGCCGTACTCCGCTTCGGGGTGCCTCGCCGGCAGCTCGGATGGGCCTGATGCCGGTCACGGCCGCCGGCCACGCGTCCTGGGCGCTCGGTGTGGCCAAAAGCATGCTTGACGATGTGACCGAGCTGGCAGCCACCAAATACCGGATGAGCGATATGGCGGCCTTGGCCAGCCGCCCTACGTTTCAGAAGGATCTGGCTCACCACGTCGCCGCGTGGCGGGCCGCTCACTTGTTGGTGCTCGACGCCTTCAACACGGCCGAATCCGCTGTCGCGGCAGGCGAAGACCTGACGCCGGGACTGCGGGCAGACATGCGCGTGGCGGCCGTCTACGCCACCGATACCGCCAGAAGTTGCGCCGAGTGGGCACACCTGGCGGCCGGAACGACGGCGATCCGCGAAGGCAGCCGGCTGGAACGCGCCTTCCGAGACATCTACACCGGAACCCAGCACGCCTTCATCAGTGAGAAGGTGGCTATCGATGCGGCCCAGATCTGGCTCGGGCTGATCGACGACCAGTTCGGGCTCTGA
- a CDS encoding dihydrodipicolinate reductase, translating to MNAAAAPIRVFQVATGNVGTEMIRRLTARDDLELVGVHCYSPDKIGKDTGELAGIAPNGIIATGSVEEIIAAKPDVLTFHGVFPDEDLYVQVLEAGINIVTTADWITGWHRDRNHPHPSGKPVTQLLAEAAELGGASFYGTGMNPGLNQILGVVCSADVAEIENITTLESVDVSCHHSKDTWIEVGYGQPADDPEIPGKLEKFTRVFADSVLMMADCFDLTLDEVTFDYELGVCTRDVDLGWYTLPKGSLGGNYIKYQGMVNGVPRVETHLEWQMTPFTEPNWNIKGCYITRVTGDPCVYNKHMIFPKPGVDLSNPDNFASIGMTVTGLPALNAIKSVVAAPPGLLTSADLPLRGFAGRFRK from the coding sequence ATGAATGCAGCTGCCGCACCCATCCGGGTCTTCCAAGTCGCCACCGGCAACGTCGGGACCGAGATGATCCGGCGGTTGACCGCCCGCGATGATCTCGAACTGGTAGGGGTGCACTGCTATTCGCCGGACAAGATCGGCAAAGACACCGGCGAGCTGGCCGGGATCGCGCCCAACGGAATCATCGCGACCGGCAGTGTCGAGGAGATCATCGCCGCCAAGCCCGACGTGCTGACGTTTCACGGGGTGTTCCCCGATGAGGACCTCTACGTCCAGGTCTTGGAAGCGGGCATCAACATCGTGACCACCGCGGACTGGATCACCGGCTGGCACCGTGACCGCAACCATCCGCACCCGTCAGGCAAACCGGTGACGCAACTGCTGGCTGAAGCCGCCGAGTTGGGCGGCGCGAGTTTCTACGGCACCGGAATGAACCCGGGGCTCAATCAGATTCTGGGCGTGGTGTGTTCGGCCGATGTCGCCGAGATCGAGAACATCACCACCCTCGAATCCGTCGACGTGTCGTGCCACCACTCCAAGGACACCTGGATCGAGGTCGGTTACGGCCAGCCCGCCGACGACCCGGAAATCCCGGGCAAGCTGGAGAAGTTCACCCGGGTGTTCGCCGACAGTGTGCTGATGATGGCCGACTGCTTCGATCTGACCCTCGACGAGGTCACGTTCGACTACGAGCTCGGCGTGTGCACCCGGGACGTCGACCTGGGCTGGTACACCCTGCCCAAGGGCTCGTTGGGCGGCAACTACATTAAGTACCAGGGCATGGTCAACGGTGTGCCGCGGGTCGAGACGCATCTGGAGTGGCAGATGACGCCGTTCACCGAGCCGAACTGGAACATCAAGGGCTGCTACATCACCCGGGTCACCGGTGATCCATGCGTCTACAACAAGCACATGATCTTCCCCAAGCCCGGCGTGGACCTGTCCAACCCGGACAACTTCGCCTCGATCGGCATGACCGTGACCGGGTTACCCGCCCTAAATGCGATCAAGTCGGTGGTGGCGGCGCCGCCGGGCCTGCTGACCAGCGCCGACCTGCCGCTGCGCGGGTTCGCCGGGCGATTCCGCAAGTGA
- a CDS encoding aromatic ring-hydroxylating dioxygenase subunit alpha: MAKPPLSMNPTGWFQVAWSDEIGVGDVHAMKYFGREMVGWRAESGQLTVMDAYCEHLGAHLGFGGTVCGEVLQCPFHGWQWNSQGRNVCIPYQDKPNRGRRISTYPVTERNASVYIWNDAQGRAPFFDAPDVFASFDDRSADDYYPQQRLLRTGLELHPQYVLENGVDFAHFKYVHKTPIVPVFTRHDFAEPVSYVDFTITFEGDDAQLIEDVNSGVEAINGGLGIAVTKSWGMIDNRTISAITPVDDSTSDVRFMVYIGRSPGAGGDPDRAEARAADFGREVIRQFEQDIHIWSHQRYSDPPALATAEYEGFTAIRQWAKQFYPDGIGGSAADVYAQKGFTA; the protein is encoded by the coding sequence ATGGCTAAACCGCCGTTGTCGATGAACCCGACAGGCTGGTTTCAAGTCGCCTGGTCCGACGAGATCGGCGTTGGCGATGTCCATGCCATGAAGTACTTCGGCCGGGAGATGGTGGGCTGGCGGGCCGAGTCGGGTCAGCTCACCGTGATGGACGCCTACTGCGAACACCTGGGTGCGCATCTGGGCTTCGGCGGCACCGTCTGCGGCGAGGTGCTGCAATGCCCGTTCCACGGTTGGCAGTGGAACTCCCAGGGCCGCAACGTCTGCATCCCCTACCAGGACAAGCCGAACCGCGGCCGGCGCATCTCCACCTATCCGGTCACCGAACGCAACGCGTCGGTCTACATCTGGAACGACGCGCAGGGGCGGGCGCCGTTCTTCGACGCGCCGGATGTGTTCGCCAGCTTCGACGATCGCAGCGCCGACGACTACTACCCGCAGCAGCGGCTGCTTCGCACAGGTCTTGAGCTGCACCCGCAGTACGTGCTGGAGAACGGGGTGGACTTCGCCCACTTCAAATACGTGCACAAGACCCCGATCGTGCCGGTCTTCACCCGCCACGACTTCGCCGAACCGGTGTCCTACGTCGACTTCACCATCACCTTCGAAGGCGACGACGCTCAGTTGATCGAGGACGTCAACAGCGGCGTGGAAGCCATCAACGGCGGGTTGGGGATCGCGGTGACCAAGAGCTGGGGGATGATCGACAACCGGACCATCTCCGCGATCACGCCCGTTGACGACTCCACCTCCGACGTTCGCTTCATGGTCTACATCGGCCGCTCACCGGGCGCCGGCGGCGACCCGGACCGGGCCGAGGCCCGAGCGGCCGATTTCGGTCGCGAAGTGATCCGCCAATTCGAGCAGGACATCCACATCTGGTCGCATCAGCGCTATTCGGATCCGCCGGCCCTGGCAACCGCCGAATATGAGGGCTTCACCGCAATCCGCCAGTGGGCCAAGCAGTTCTATCCCGACGGCATCGGCGGCAGTGCTGCCGACGTCTACGCGCAGAAGGGTTTCACCGCATGA
- a CDS encoding TetR/AcrR family transcriptional regulator: MAQSQARRSNRRGLATREAMLDAAVRSLSTGDPGAVSASRIAKESGATWGAVQYQFGDVDGFWAAVLHRTAERRDAAISAFGSVKSDAPLRERVAAIIDTLYDGLASPDSRAIENLRAALPRDHRELERLYPRTAAELYSWGKSWLTTCHAAFADLGVDPQRVREVAALIPGAMRGLVSERQLGSYADLDEARHGLTNALAAYLEQSRPG, encoded by the coding sequence ATGGCTCAATCGCAGGCGCGGCGCAGCAATAGGCGGGGGCTGGCGACCCGCGAGGCGATGCTGGACGCCGCGGTGCGCTCCCTGTCCACCGGGGACCCCGGCGCGGTGTCGGCCAGCCGGATCGCTAAGGAGAGCGGCGCCACCTGGGGCGCGGTGCAATATCAGTTCGGCGACGTCGACGGGTTCTGGGCGGCGGTGTTGCACCGCACCGCCGAGCGCCGCGACGCCGCGATCTCGGCGTTCGGCAGCGTGAAATCGGATGCGCCGCTGCGGGAACGAGTCGCGGCCATCATCGACACGCTCTATGACGGGCTGGCGTCACCGGATTCACGCGCGATCGAGAACCTACGTGCCGCACTCCCCCGCGATCACCGCGAACTGGAACGGCTGTATCCGCGCACCGCGGCCGAGTTGTACTCCTGGGGCAAGAGCTGGCTGACGACATGCCATGCGGCCTTCGCCGACCTAGGAGTCGATCCCCAACGGGTGCGGGAGGTGGCTGCCCTCATCCCCGGTGCGATGCGCGGACTGGTCTCGGAACGCCAGCTGGGCTCCTACGCCGACCTGGACGAGGCCCGCCACGGCCTGACCAATGCACTGGCGGCATACCTCGAGCAGTCCCGGCCCGGCTGA